The window CCGCGACCAGCTCGGCGAGCCGCGTCATCTCGTCGACGTGGGTGTCGAGCTCCGGGTCGTGGAGAGGATCGGGAATCGGGCCGGCCATGGGAGGACCGTAGACCGCGTCCCTCGGTGCGCGCTCGAGTCACTAGCCTCCAAGGGGTGACCGTCGATCGAGTCCTCCTCGCCTCCCCCCGCGGCTTCTGCGCCGGAGTGGAGATGGCCATCAAGGCCCTCGCGTGGATGGTGCGGGCCTTCGAGCCGCCGGTGTACTGCTACCACGAGATCGTGCACAACCAGCTCGTCGTGCGCCGCTTCGAGGAATCGGGCGTCGTCTTCGTCGACGACATCGCCGAGGTGCCCGAGGGCCGTCCGATCATGCTCTCGGCCCACGGCTCGGCCCCCGAGGTCGTCGCCGCGGCACGAGCCCAGGGCGGCTATGTGGTCGACGCCGTGTGTCCGCTGGTCACCAAGGTCCACCACGAGGTGAAGACACGGGCCGGCAAGGGCTACCAGATCGTCTACGTCGGCCATGAGGGCCACGAGGAAGCGATCGGCACCATGGCCGTCGCCCCCGAGGCGATCCATCGGGTGGAGACCCCCGACGAGGTCGCCGCACTGCCCGATTTCGACAGCCCGGTCGCCGTGCTCGCCCAGACCACGCTGTCGCACCGGGAGTGGGCCGGCGTGCTCGACGCCACCCGGTCGAAGTTCCCTCAACTGTGGCAGCCCGAGCGCTCCGACCTCTGCTTCGCCACCACGAATCGACAGTCGGCCCTGATGGAGATCGCGCCCCGGTGCGACGCGATGATCGTGATCGGCTCGGCCAACTCGTCGAACACCAACGCCCTGGCTGCGCTGGCCGAGGAGGGCGGTTGCCCGCGGGTCTTTCGCGTCAATGGTCCCGACGAACTCCCCGACGACCTCTCGGGCACGGTCGGCCTCACCGCCGGTGCGTCGGCGCCCGAGGATCTCGTCCGCTCGGTCATCGACAAG is drawn from Acidimicrobiales bacterium and contains these coding sequences:
- the ispH gene encoding 4-hydroxy-3-methylbut-2-enyl diphosphate reductase produces the protein MTVDRVLLASPRGFCAGVEMAIKALAWMVRAFEPPVYCYHEIVHNQLVVRRFEESGVVFVDDIAEVPEGRPIMLSAHGSAPEVVAAARAQGGYVVDAVCPLVTKVHHEVKTRAGKGYQIVYVGHEGHEEAIGTMAVAPEAIHRVETPDEVAALPDFDSPVAVLAQTTLSHREWAGVLDATRSKFPQLWQPERSDLCFATTNRQSALMEIAPRCDAMIVIGSANSSNTNALAALAEEGGCPRVFRVNGPDELPDDLSGTVGLTAGASAPEDLVRSVIDKLSPTNGVEEVQVTDEDEYFPPPRNLRELLAAVDAAAALTMPSSADRRPLVDRDVDASDVLESLQSRR